The Miltoncostaea oceani genome includes a region encoding these proteins:
- a CDS encoding ATP-grasp domain-containing protein: MTVALVTAAVARGLDDDLPPLTAALDAHGVPWELVDWDDPAVDWAAFDLAVVRSVWDYPRRRDEMLAWAARTAAVTDLANPPRVLSWSSEKRYLADLAAAGVPVVPTAFAEPGEAMDWPGGEVVVKPAVSAGSIDTARYGAHERAAAAEHVARLHADGRTAMAQPYLAAVEGVRGETALVHIGGAFSHAARKGPMLVPGLQVVGDLFVEEDIRPATATADEMRVGALALAAVPGGAADLLYARVDLVPGPDGAPVVLELELVEPSLFLAHVPGTAATMAAAITARRGGATARG; encoded by the coding sequence GTGACGGTGGCGCTGGTCACGGCGGCGGTCGCCCGCGGCCTCGACGACGACCTGCCCCCGCTCACCGCCGCGCTCGACGCCCACGGGGTGCCGTGGGAGCTGGTCGACTGGGACGACCCGGCGGTGGACTGGGCGGCGTTCGACCTCGCGGTGGTGCGCTCCGTCTGGGACTACCCCCGGCGCCGTGACGAGATGCTCGCCTGGGCGGCGCGCACGGCGGCGGTCACGGACCTCGCGAACCCGCCGCGGGTGCTGTCGTGGAGCAGCGAGAAGCGGTACCTCGCCGACCTGGCCGCCGCCGGGGTGCCGGTGGTGCCGACGGCCTTCGCGGAGCCCGGCGAGGCGATGGACTGGCCCGGCGGGGAGGTCGTGGTGAAGCCCGCGGTCTCCGCCGGGTCGATCGACACGGCGCGGTACGGCGCCCACGAGCGCGCGGCGGCGGCGGAGCACGTCGCGCGGCTCCACGCCGACGGGCGCACGGCGATGGCGCAGCCCTACCTGGCCGCGGTGGAGGGGGTCCGTGGCGAGACGGCCCTCGTCCACATCGGCGGCGCGTTCAGCCACGCGGCGCGCAAGGGGCCGATGCTGGTGCCGGGGCTGCAGGTCGTGGGGGACCTGTTCGTCGAGGAGGACATCCGCCCGGCGACGGCGACCGCCGACGAGATGCGGGTCGGGGCCCTCGCCCTCGCCGCGGTCCCGGGGGGCGCCGCCGACCTGCTCTACGCCCGGGTCGACCTCGTGCCGGGTCCGGACGGGGCGCCGGTGGTGCTGGAGCTGGAGCTCGTCGAGCCGTCCCTGTTCCTCGCCCACGTGCCGGGCACGGCCGCGACGATGGCGGCGGCCATCACGGCGCGGCGGGGAGGGGCCACCGCGCGAGGGTGA
- a CDS encoding sensor histidine kinase, which yields MIDALRRVDLFAEVGEECLAALAASAHEEDLPAGAVAVREGGPADRFCVLTSGVIEWVRDIGGEEVVLASRPAPTYFGAMNLLTDEPSAATGRIVSDARMIVVPGDEFRRLLRDVPSVLRGSLGLIAPVHQGAEAVLREREKLIALGTLSAGLAHELNNPAAAARRSASDLGRALETLDSTLRSFVSCGVERVDAEALVALQQEAAAHVAEGGAGGAMEAADREDALADLLDARGLEGWRLAPPLAEAGVGAEWVDRVAAHAGSALGPALEWVAASLTARGLVADLHESTGRISAIVASVKDYTHMDEARTQTIDVHDGIESTLTMLAHELRRGDVRVERDYDRDLPPVTVHASQLNQVWTNLIDNAIDAVDGHGTITIRTARAGDAISVSVIDDGPGVPPELQSRLFEPFFTTKDVGGGTGLGLDIVRRIVENHRGQVRLESAPGRTRFEVRLPVTA from the coding sequence GTGATCGACGCGCTGCGACGGGTCGACCTGTTCGCCGAGGTCGGCGAGGAGTGCCTCGCCGCGCTGGCGGCCTCCGCCCACGAGGAGGACCTGCCGGCCGGGGCGGTGGCGGTGCGCGAGGGCGGTCCCGCGGACCGCTTCTGCGTGCTGACGTCCGGCGTCATCGAGTGGGTCCGCGACATCGGGGGCGAGGAGGTGGTCCTCGCCTCGCGGCCCGCCCCCACCTACTTCGGGGCGATGAACCTCCTCACCGACGAGCCATCGGCGGCGACGGGGCGGATCGTCAGCGACGCCCGCATGATCGTCGTGCCGGGCGACGAGTTCCGGCGCCTGCTGCGGGACGTGCCGAGCGTCCTGCGGGGCTCGCTCGGCCTGATCGCCCCCGTCCACCAGGGGGCCGAGGCGGTGCTGCGGGAACGCGAGAAGCTGATCGCCCTCGGCACGCTCTCCGCCGGCCTCGCCCACGAGCTCAACAACCCGGCGGCGGCCGCCCGCCGCAGCGCGTCCGACCTCGGCCGGGCGCTGGAGACCCTCGACAGCACGCTGCGCAGCTTCGTGTCGTGCGGGGTCGAGCGCGTCGACGCGGAGGCGCTCGTCGCCCTGCAGCAGGAGGCCGCCGCCCACGTCGCCGAGGGGGGCGCCGGCGGGGCGATGGAGGCCGCGGACCGCGAGGACGCCCTCGCCGACCTCCTCGACGCCCGCGGCCTGGAGGGCTGGCGTCTCGCCCCGCCGCTCGCCGAGGCCGGGGTCGGCGCCGAGTGGGTGGACCGCGTCGCCGCCCACGCCGGCTCCGCGCTCGGCCCGGCGCTCGAGTGGGTCGCGGCGTCGCTGACCGCCCGCGGCCTCGTCGCCGACCTGCACGAGAGCACCGGCCGCATCTCGGCGATCGTCGCGTCGGTGAAGGACTACACGCACATGGACGAGGCGCGGACCCAGACGATCGACGTCCACGACGGCATCGAGAGCACCCTCACGATGCTGGCGCACGAGTTGCGCCGGGGGGACGTGCGGGTGGAGCGCGACTACGACCGCGACCTGCCGCCCGTCACGGTCCACGCGTCCCAGCTCAACCAGGTCTGGACGAACCTGATCGACAACGCCATCGACGCGGTCGACGGCCACGGGACGATCACGATCCGCACCGCCCGCGCCGGCGACGCGATCTCGGTGTCGGTCATCGACGACGGCCCCGGGGTCCCCCCCGAGCTGCAGAGCCGGCTGTTCGAGCCGTTCTTCACCACGAAGGACGTCGGCGGGGGGACGGGCCTCGGGCTCGACATCGTCCGCCGGATCGTCGAGAACCACCGCGGCCAGGTGCGCCTCGAGTCGGCGCCGGGGCGGACGCGGTTCGAGGTGCGGCTGCCGGTCACCGCGTGA
- a CDS encoding FAD-dependent oxidoreductase, which yields MISVDDDPGVSRAVQRDLRRQYGERFRVLRAESGAQGLEMLGQVALREERVALLLADQRMPAMTGVEFLERALGVVPEAKRVLLTAYADTQAAIDAINRVALDHYLMKPWDPPEEQLYPVIDDLLSDWQAGVTGEVGIRVVGHRLSRESHELKDFLARNNVPYRWLDAELDPEARVLLDAGGADPSRLPVLVFPDGGVLSAPTTLQVAERVGLTTRADAPFHDLVVVGGGPAGLAAAVYGASEGLRTVLVERDAPGGQAGQSSRIENYLGFPVGLSGADLTRRATAQAQRFGAQLLSVQDAVGLEARGPARVLRLAGGDEIAGHAVVVATGVQYRRLDVPGADALTGRGVYYGGSRAEAPGLRGERVYIVGGANSAGQAALYFAGFAERVTILCRGRDLRDGMSRYLTDRIDASPGVDVRLRAEVVAVDGSGGLEGITIRDRDTGAEERVPAGAMFIFIGAHPNTEWLSGVVARDDHGFILAGPDLRAPGVRPAWPLERAPLLLESSLPGVFVAGDVRHQSIKRVAGAVGDGSMAVQLVHQYLGTLA from the coding sequence ATGATCAGCGTCGACGACGACCCCGGCGTGTCGCGCGCCGTCCAGCGCGACCTGCGCCGGCAGTACGGCGAGCGGTTCCGGGTGCTGCGGGCCGAGTCGGGCGCGCAGGGCCTGGAGATGCTCGGGCAGGTCGCGCTGCGCGAGGAGCGGGTCGCGCTGCTGCTCGCCGACCAGCGGATGCCGGCGATGACGGGCGTCGAGTTCCTGGAGCGCGCCCTCGGGGTCGTCCCCGAGGCGAAGCGGGTGCTCCTCACGGCGTACGCCGACACCCAGGCGGCGATCGACGCGATCAACCGCGTCGCGCTCGACCACTACCTGATGAAGCCGTGGGACCCGCCGGAGGAGCAGCTCTACCCCGTCATCGACGACCTCCTGTCGGACTGGCAGGCGGGCGTGACGGGCGAGGTCGGCATCCGCGTCGTCGGCCACCGCCTCTCCCGCGAGTCGCACGAGCTGAAGGACTTCCTCGCCCGCAACAACGTCCCGTACCGCTGGCTCGACGCGGAGCTCGACCCGGAGGCCCGGGTGCTGCTCGACGCCGGGGGGGCCGACCCGTCGCGTCTGCCGGTGCTGGTGTTCCCCGACGGCGGGGTGCTGAGCGCGCCGACGACGCTGCAGGTCGCGGAGCGGGTCGGCCTCACGACCCGCGCCGACGCGCCGTTCCACGACCTGGTCGTCGTCGGGGGCGGCCCCGCCGGCCTCGCCGCGGCGGTGTACGGCGCCTCCGAGGGCCTTCGGACCGTGCTGGTCGAGCGGGACGCGCCCGGCGGGCAGGCCGGCCAGAGCTCGCGCATCGAGAACTACCTCGGCTTCCCGGTCGGACTCTCCGGCGCCGACCTGACGCGGCGCGCGACCGCCCAGGCGCAGCGGTTCGGCGCGCAGCTCCTCTCCGTGCAGGACGCCGTGGGCCTGGAGGCGCGCGGGCCGGCGCGGGTGCTGCGACTCGCGGGCGGCGACGAGATCGCGGGGCACGCGGTCGTGGTCGCGACGGGGGTGCAGTACCGGCGGCTCGACGTGCCGGGCGCCGACGCGCTCACCGGTCGCGGCGTCTACTACGGCGGCTCGCGCGCCGAGGCGCCCGGCCTGCGCGGCGAGCGGGTCTACATCGTCGGCGGCGCGAACTCGGCCGGGCAGGCGGCGCTCTACTTCGCCGGGTTCGCGGAGCGGGTGACGATCCTGTGCCGCGGCCGCGACCTGCGCGACGGGATGTCCCGCTACCTGACCGACCGCATCGACGCCTCCCCCGGCGTCGACGTGCGGCTCCGCGCCGAGGTCGTGGCGGTCGACGGGTCCGGCGGGCTGGAGGGGATCACCATCCGCGACCGCGACACCGGCGCCGAGGAGCGCGTCCCCGCCGGGGCGATGTTCATCTTCATCGGCGCCCACCCGAACACGGAGTGGCTGTCGGGCGTCGTCGCCCGCGACGACCACGGGTTCATCCTCGCCGGGCCCGACCTGCGCGCCCCCGGGGTGCGCCCCGCGTGGCCGCTGGAGCGGGCGCCGCTGCTGCTCGAGTCGAGCCTGCCCGGCGTGTTCGTGGCGGGCGACGTGCGGCACCAGTCGATCAAGCGGGTCGCGGGGGCCGTCGGCGACGGGTCGATGGCGGTGCAGCTCGTGCACCAGTACCTGGGGACGCTCGCGTGA
- a CDS encoding DsbA family protein, with translation MTAVRITEFTDPACPWAYSAEPFRRRLDWLYGDALEWDVRMVVLSDSPEHYLEMGFTPEKLSAAYRRIAHDHGMPIDTAVRPRMSASLPACRAVVAARLNAPERMRPLLRRLRVRTMRGELLDEQATIDGAARDAGIDPVELAGWAAEQATEDALREDMAAARRPLPAALVLDERLANWSGGRRYTCPSYEMTRIEDGVRIAVPGFQPFAAYDVIMANLVPGVRRAAPAASAEEVLGWTGTPLATKEVAVVRDIPFEEAREELGRVAVEEHVGSDGFWTLPGG, from the coding sequence ATGACCGCCGTCCGCATCACCGAGTTCACCGACCCCGCCTGCCCCTGGGCCTACAGCGCCGAGCCGTTCCGCCGGCGCCTCGACTGGCTCTACGGCGACGCCCTCGAATGGGACGTCCGGATGGTCGTGCTGAGCGACTCCCCCGAGCACTACCTCGAGATGGGGTTCACGCCCGAGAAGCTCTCCGCCGCGTACCGGCGCATCGCCCACGATCACGGGATGCCGATCGACACGGCCGTCCGCCCGCGCATGTCGGCGTCGCTGCCGGCGTGCCGCGCCGTCGTCGCCGCCCGCCTGAACGCGCCGGAGCGCATGCGGCCGCTGCTGCGCCGCCTGCGGGTGCGCACCATGCGCGGCGAGCTGCTCGACGAGCAGGCGACGATCGACGGGGCCGCGCGCGACGCCGGCATCGACCCCGTGGAGCTCGCGGGCTGGGCGGCGGAGCAGGCCACCGAGGACGCCCTCCGGGAGGACATGGCGGCCGCCCGGCGCCCCCTGCCGGCGGCCCTCGTGCTCGACGAGCGCCTCGCGAACTGGTCGGGCGGGCGCCGCTACACCTGCCCGTCGTACGAGATGACGCGGATCGAGGACGGCGTGCGGATCGCGGTCCCCGGGTTCCAGCCGTTCGCCGCCTACGACGTGATCATGGCCAACCTCGTCCCCGGCGTGCGCCGCGCCGCCCCCGCCGCGAGCGCGGAGGAGGTGCTGGGCTGGACCGGCACGCCGCTCGCCACGAAGGAGGTCGCCGTCGTCCGCGACATCCCGTTCGAGGAGGCGCGCGAGGAGCTCGGCCGCGTCGCGGTCGAGGAGCACGTCGGCTCCGACGGGTTCTGGACGCTGCCCGGCGGCTGA